From the Ctenopharyngodon idella isolate HZGC_01 chromosome 3, HZGC01, whole genome shotgun sequence genome, one window contains:
- the pde6hb gene encoding retinal cone rhodopsin-sensitive cGMP 3',5'-cyclic phosphodiesterase subunit gamma, with protein MNAAPPAGSALATPASTTGPTTPKKGPPKFKQRQTRTFKSKAPKPGQKGFGDDIPGMEGLGTDITVVCPWEAFGDMELSDLAKYGII; from the exons ATGAACGCCGCTCCTCCAGCGGGAAGCGCTCTGGCCACGCCCGCCAGCACCACCGGCCCCACCACACCCAAGAAAGGGCCACCCAAGTTCAAGCAGAGACAGACACGCACCTTCAAGAGCAAGGCCCCCAAACCCGGGCAGAAAGG GTTCGGCGATGATATTCCTGGTATGGAGGGTCTCGGCACAG ATATCACCGTTGTGTGCCCATGGGAGGCGTTCGGAGACATGGAGCTCAGCGATCTGGCCAAATACGGCATTATCTAA